A genomic stretch from Flavobacterium sp. KS-LB2 includes:
- a CDS encoding 6-phosphogluconate dehydrogenase gives MRKFLMIMALVLVVSVAGYFTFLYTATYSEGVRSGELIKVSRKGVAFKTWEGEISQGISGAQIFTFSVMDSEEKVIADLQELEGQYVQVNYVERYRTFPWWGDTRYFITEVKKVNSPFKIK, from the coding sequence ATGAGAAAATTTTTAATGATAATGGCGTTAGTACTAGTAGTATCAGTTGCTGGTTATTTTACTTTTTTATACACAGCGACGTATAGCGAAGGGGTACGCTCAGGCGAATTGATAAAAGTAAGTCGCAAAGGAGTTGCATTCAAAACTTGGGAAGGCGAAATAAGCCAAGGAATTTCAGGAGCACAAATTTTTACTTTTTCTGTGATGGATAGTGAGGAAAAAGTAATTGCCGACTTACAAGAGCTAGAAGGGCAATATGTTCAGGTAAATTATGTAGAACGGTACAGAACATTTCCATGGTGGGGTGATACTCGCTATTTTATTACAGAAGTCAAAAAAGTGAATTCTCCTTTTAAAATAAAATAA
- the rmuC gene encoding DNA recombination protein RmuC gives MSNMLPFLLIFIVALAIGIFIGKLIFSARFQSEKISLEEKLIAFTSQFNQLKEQITSDKVAFEKQLETTNTEKESIRNEKDSLAIQLSKKEVDFENLWERNKEQKEEVEKLQEKFTKEFENLANKILDEKSNKFTEQNKENMKNILSPLQDKIQLFEKKVEDTHKESIDYHAALRQQILGLREMNIQMSKETINLTKALKGDSKMQGNWGELVLERVLEKSGLEKGREYEVQQAFTTEDGNRVFPDVVINLPDGKKMIVDSKVSLTAYEKYINEEDDDVKVGFLKEHVNSIKRHVEQLGNKNYQDLYQIESPDFVLLFIPIEPAFAMALNEDTTLYNKAFEKNIVIVTPATLLATLRTIDSMWTNQKQQENALEIARQAGALYDKFEGFVADLIKIGKKIDESKTEYSGAMNKLVEGKGNLIVSVEKLKKMGAKAKKALPESIINRAEKDENQLLN, from the coding sequence ATGTCAAATATGCTTCCGTTTTTATTGATTTTCATCGTTGCTCTCGCTATTGGTATTTTTATTGGCAAACTCATTTTCTCCGCCCGATTCCAATCGGAAAAAATCAGTTTAGAAGAAAAACTAATTGCTTTTACTTCCCAATTCAACCAACTAAAAGAGCAAATTACTAGTGACAAAGTAGCTTTTGAAAAACAATTAGAAACCACCAATACTGAAAAAGAAAGCATTAGGAACGAAAAAGACAGTTTAGCCATTCAGCTTTCAAAAAAAGAAGTAGATTTTGAGAATCTTTGGGAACGCAACAAAGAACAAAAAGAAGAAGTCGAGAAACTGCAAGAAAAATTCACCAAAGAATTTGAGAATCTCGCCAACAAAATATTAGACGAAAAGTCCAATAAATTCACAGAACAGAACAAAGAAAATATGAAAAACATCTTGTCGCCTTTACAGGATAAAATTCAATTGTTCGAAAAGAAAGTCGAGGACACTCATAAAGAAAGTATTGATTATCATGCGGCTTTGCGCCAACAAATTCTAGGCTTACGAGAAATGAATATTCAAATGAGCAAGGAAACCATCAACCTAACCAAAGCTTTAAAAGGCGACAGCAAGATGCAGGGAAATTGGGGCGAATTAGTTTTAGAACGTGTTCTTGAAAAATCAGGTTTGGAAAAAGGGCGTGAATATGAAGTGCAACAAGCCTTTACTACCGAAGACGGAAATCGCGTTTTCCCTGACGTTGTCATCAATTTACCGGATGGTAAAAAGATGATTGTCGATTCTAAAGTTTCTTTGACCGCTTATGAAAAGTACATCAATGAAGAAGATGACGATGTAAAAGTTGGATTTTTAAAAGAACACGTCAATTCCATAAAGCGCCACGTAGAGCAGTTAGGCAATAAAAATTACCAAGATTTATATCAAATAGAAAGCCCTGATTTTGTGCTGCTATTCATCCCTATCGAACCGGCTTTTGCCATGGCGCTTAATGAGGATACCACATTATACAATAAGGCCTTCGAAAAAAACATTGTCATTGTTACGCCTGCCACTTTATTAGCTACGTTGCGAACTATTGACAGTATGTGGACCAACCAAAAACAACAGGAAAATGCACTCGAAATTGCAAGACAAGCGGGAGCTTTATACGATAAATTTGAGGGTTTTGTAGCTGATCTAATCAAAATCGGAAAGAAGATAGACGAAAGCAAAACAGAATACAGTGGCGCCATGAACAAACTAGTAGAAGGAAAAGGAAATCTGATCGTGAGTGTGGAGAAATTGAAAAAGATGGGAGCTAAAGCCAAAAAAGCGCTTCCAGAAAGCATCATAAACAGAGCAGAAAAAGATGAAAATCAACTTTTAAACTAA
- a CDS encoding Pr6Pr family membrane protein — protein sequence MQDKSLKLNSRFFAIIAIVGWFAVVLQLYLIIINRVVSLSETIVRFFSFFTIQSNILVAVCFTFLWLKPKSKWGLFFSKPKNTTAITLYITIVGIVYNAILRFLWAPTGLQKVADELLHSVIPILVLLYWILFVPKKTLEFKNIFPWLIFPAVYLVYTLVRGAFFSFYPYPFIDVILLGYEKVLINSFFMLLAFLFFGTLFIGIGKLRSNTLE from the coding sequence ATGCAGGATAAATCTTTAAAATTGAATTCTCGTTTTTTTGCAATTATTGCTATTGTCGGTTGGTTTGCGGTTGTATTACAATTGTACCTTATCATTATCAATCGGGTGGTGTCACTTTCGGAAACGATTGTTCGGTTTTTTAGTTTTTTCACGATTCAATCTAATATTTTAGTGGCAGTTTGTTTTACTTTTCTTTGGCTGAAGCCAAAATCCAAATGGGGATTGTTTTTTTCGAAACCTAAAAACACAACAGCAATTACGTTATACATCACCATTGTTGGAATTGTTTACAATGCAATTCTTCGTTTTTTATGGGCTCCAACGGGTCTGCAAAAAGTAGCAGATGAGTTATTGCATTCGGTCATTCCAATATTGGTTTTACTATATTGGATTCTATTTGTCCCTAAGAAAACATTGGAATTCAAAAACATCTTTCCGTGGTTGATCTTCCCTGCAGTGTATTTGGTTTACACGTTAGTTCGGGGCGCTTTTTTTAGTTTTTATCCCTATCCATTTATAGATGTGATACTTTTGGGTTATGAAAAAGTATTGATTAACAGTTTTTTTATGCTATTGGCTTTTCTTTTTTTTGGAACGTTATTCATTGGAATTGGGAAATTAAGAAGTAATACTTTAGAATAG
- a CDS encoding pseudouridine synthase has translation MSHSHFIIHKPYGYLSQFIYELKRKKKLLGELHGFPKGTMAIGRLDEDSEGLLLLTTDGMMSEIIRSKKVDKEYYVQVDGIIDQEAIEQLQKGVEIGFNGTKYITKPCRAFLINEIPAFGARGKKIRDERHGPTSWASITVNEGKFRQVRKMTAAVGFPTLRLVRVRIGNVHLNDLQAGEVLEVSDFAVDSNEK, from the coding sequence ATGTCTCATTCTCATTTCATCATTCATAAGCCTTACGGGTATCTGAGTCAGTTTATTTACGAATTAAAAAGAAAAAAGAAACTGCTGGGTGAATTGCACGGTTTCCCAAAAGGAACTATGGCAATTGGTCGTCTTGACGAAGATTCAGAAGGGTTATTGCTATTAACTACGGATGGAATGATGAGCGAAATCATCCGTAGTAAAAAAGTAGATAAGGAATATTATGTACAAGTTGACGGAATCATTGATCAAGAAGCCATTGAGCAATTGCAAAAAGGAGTTGAAATAGGTTTCAATGGCACGAAATACATCACTAAACCGTGTAGAGCGTTTTTGATAAATGAAATTCCCGCTTTTGGCGCAAGAGGAAAAAAAATACGGGATGAACGTCATGGTCCTACGTCTTGGGCTTCGATAACGGTAAATGAAGGGAAGTTTCGCCAAGTCCGAAAAATGACTGCCGCTGTTGGTTTTCCTACGTTACGATTGGTTCGCGTTCGAATAGGAAACGTACATCTTAATGATTTGCAGGCTGGAGAAGTTTTGGAAGTATCTGATTTTGCAGTCGATTCGAATGAAAAATAA
- a CDS encoding tRNA (cytidine(34)-2'-O)-methyltransferase — protein MLNIVLVEPEIPNNTGNIGRLCVGTESRLHLIHPFGFVINDKNLKRSGLDYWVHLDVTEYQNVAEWKAQIPDLSRVFLMSSHASKSYLETDFQDGDWLVFGKESKGLSQEVLNLFANENQLKIPMSALIRSFNIANSVAFVVGEARRQIGLKIF, from the coding sequence ATGTTAAACATCGTTTTAGTAGAACCCGAAATACCAAATAACACCGGAAATATTGGCCGATTGTGCGTAGGCACTGAAAGCCGTTTGCATTTAATTCATCCTTTTGGTTTTGTGATCAATGATAAAAATCTAAAACGTTCTGGTTTGGATTATTGGGTGCATCTTGACGTGACCGAATATCAAAATGTAGCCGAATGGAAAGCGCAGATTCCAGATTTATCTCGAGTTTTCCTGATGAGTTCTCATGCTTCAAAATCCTATTTAGAAACTGATTTCCAAGATGGTGATTGGTTAGTTTTTGGCAAAGAAAGCAAAGGCTTGAGCCAAGAGGTACTAAATTTATTCGCCAATGAAAATCAACTTAAAATCCCCATGTCAGCCTTAATTCGCAGTTTTAATATTGCTAATTCTGTTGCTTTTGTTGTGGGCGAGGCGAGAAGGCAGATTGGATTGAAGATTTTTTGA
- a CDS encoding ABC transporter ATP-binding protein yields the protein MENKIILQASQISIGYSHKKEKIVVASDISIALKKGKLIALIGANGIGKSTLLKTITGIQKPLLGAVFLNEKKITDYEPLDLAQNLSIVLTEKLPPSNLTVFELIALGRQPYTNWMGTLSDIDIVKISEAMELTQISHLATKKHYEISDGQLQKVLIARALAQDTPLIILDEPTTHLDLLHKVALFKLLKKLAHETGKCILFSTHDIDMAIQLTDEMIIMTPETVLQDEPCNFIAKGSFNTLFKDEHIVFDAEKGKFVIT from the coding sequence ATGGAAAACAAAATCATCTTACAAGCGTCTCAAATCAGCATCGGTTATTCTCATAAAAAAGAGAAAATCGTAGTGGCTTCGGATATTTCTATTGCTTTAAAAAAAGGAAAACTGATTGCTTTAATTGGAGCCAATGGCATTGGAAAATCAACACTTTTAAAGACGATAACTGGAATCCAGAAACCGCTTTTGGGTGCAGTTTTCTTGAATGAAAAGAAAATCACTGATTATGAACCTTTGGACTTGGCCCAAAACCTAAGTATCGTTTTAACCGAAAAATTACCCCCGAGTAATTTAACCGTTTTTGAACTCATTGCTTTAGGAAGACAGCCCTACACCAATTGGATGGGAACTTTATCTGATATTGACATTGTAAAAATCAGTGAAGCTATGGAACTGACACAAATCAGTCATTTAGCCACCAAAAAACATTATGAGATTAGTGACGGGCAATTGCAAAAAGTATTGATTGCACGAGCTTTGGCACAGGATACTCCATTAATAATTTTGGACGAACCCACTACCCATTTGGATTTATTACATAAGGTAGCTTTATTCAAACTTTTGAAAAAACTCGCTCATGAAACCGGTAAATGCATTTTATTTTCTACCCATGATATCGATATGGCGATACAATTGACTGACGAAATGATTATCATGACGCCTGAAACCGTCTTGCAAGATGAGCCTTGTAATTTCATTGCAAAAGGTAGTTTCAACACCTTGTTCAAAGACGAACATATTGTTTTTGATGCTGAAAAAGGAAAGTTTGTAATAACTTAA
- a CDS encoding iron ABC transporter permease has translation MNNQKRNTILFILLTLGLILLFFVNISFGSISIPFKEIYTSLTGGQASKSTWEYIIINYRLPKAITAILVGMGLSISGLLMQTLFRNPLAGPYVLGLSSGASLGVAFVILGASLLPPFLSTILLSSYGVVLASTIGSSVVLLAVLVVSQRLRDTMAILIVGLMFGSFTSAIVGVLTYFSSAEQLQKFTFWSMGNLGNLSWSSVSILTICVGIGLLLSLFSIKPLNALLLGENYARSLGLNFKKTRLIIIFATSILAGSITAYAGPIAFIGLAVPHIAKLIFQTSNHSILYWSTLLLGASILLFCDVISELPALEIMLPINAVTSIIGAPVVIWLLVRKQKMIA, from the coding sequence TTGAACAATCAAAAACGAAATACGATTCTATTTATATTGCTTACTTTAGGGCTTATTCTTTTGTTTTTTGTAAACATTAGTTTTGGCTCTATTTCCATTCCTTTTAAAGAAATCTATACTAGTTTAACTGGTGGTCAAGCGAGTAAATCTACTTGGGAATACATCATCATCAATTATCGTTTACCCAAAGCCATTACTGCAATTCTTGTTGGAATGGGATTATCTATAAGTGGCTTGCTGATGCAAACTTTGTTTCGTAATCCATTGGCAGGACCTTATGTTTTAGGATTGAGTTCTGGTGCTAGTTTAGGTGTCGCTTTTGTAATTTTAGGAGCAAGTTTACTTCCTCCTTTTTTGAGTACTATTTTGTTGTCATCGTATGGAGTTGTTTTAGCATCAACTATTGGGAGTTCAGTCGTATTACTTGCAGTTTTGGTTGTTTCACAACGGTTGCGCGATACCATGGCCATCTTAATTGTGGGATTAATGTTTGGTAGTTTCACGAGTGCAATAGTTGGCGTTCTTACGTACTTTAGTTCGGCGGAACAATTGCAAAAATTCACATTTTGGTCCATGGGAAACTTAGGCAATTTGTCGTGGTCTTCTGTATCAATTCTAACGATTTGTGTAGGCATCGGTTTATTATTAAGTTTATTTAGCATCAAGCCCCTAAATGCATTACTGTTGGGTGAGAATTACGCTCGCAGTTTAGGTTTAAATTTCAAAAAAACACGGTTAATTATCATTTTTGCAACGAGTATTTTAGCGGGAAGTATAACGGCTTATGCTGGTCCTATCGCCTTTATAGGATTGGCCGTGCCACATATTGCTAAATTGATCTTTCAAACCAGCAACCATTCTATTTTGTATTGGAGTACGTTACTTTTAGGAGCCTCGATACTGCTTTTTTGTGATGTGATTTCAGAATTACCCGCGTTAGAAATTATGTTACCAATCAATGCCGTAACTTCAATAATTGGCGCTCCAGTTGTCATTTGGTTATTGGTTAGAAAACAAAAAATGATTGCCTAA
- a CDS encoding ABC transporter substrate-binding protein, whose amino-acid sequence MKFFFKLILFVFSLATIVGCKKSENLDLKGSTNSENTIKYASGLSINTFEGYSVVKVSNPWPEANKNFTYILKEKNGSIPDSLQKYPTIQVPLQSIVVTSTTNIPFLEMLRVEKSLVGFPHTDYVSSEKTRKRIDAGRVKNIGQNEKLNMEQLIELAPDLIVTFGIDNNNPMIDNLQKSGLKVLIQADWMEQTPLGKAEWIKLYGALFGKQKEAKTLFDEIVKNYNDGIQLVAAQKPTATVLYGSMYGDQWYVARGNSWVAQFMKDAKANYLWANVEGTGSLSLPFEKILEKAKTAKYWIATGSFKSITELKNSNPHYNQFDALKSNNVYTFESKLGATGGTIYYELAPSRPDLVLKDCIKIFHPELLPNYTFTFAQKLN is encoded by the coding sequence ATGAAATTCTTCTTTAAATTAATCCTTTTTGTTTTCTCGCTTGCCACTATCGTTGGATGTAAAAAAAGTGAAAACCTAGACCTAAAAGGAAGTACTAATTCAGAAAACACAATCAAATATGCTTCGGGACTTTCTATCAATACTTTCGAAGGCTATTCCGTTGTAAAGGTTTCAAATCCTTGGCCTGAAGCCAATAAAAACTTCACTTACATCTTAAAAGAAAAAAACGGCAGCATTCCTGACAGCTTACAAAAATATCCCACAATTCAAGTTCCTTTGCAATCGATTGTGGTTACCTCGACAACTAATATTCCTTTTTTGGAAATGCTGAGAGTTGAAAAATCACTTGTGGGCTTTCCGCACACCGATTATGTTTCTTCCGAAAAAACCAGAAAACGAATTGATGCCGGTCGTGTTAAAAACATCGGACAAAATGAGAAATTAAACATGGAACAACTCATTGAATTGGCCCCTGATTTAATTGTAACTTTTGGAATTGACAACAACAATCCGATGATTGATAATTTACAAAAAAGCGGCCTTAAAGTGCTTATTCAAGCAGACTGGATGGAACAAACACCACTAGGAAAAGCCGAATGGATTAAGCTTTACGGTGCTTTATTTGGAAAACAAAAGGAAGCCAAAACACTTTTTGATGAAATCGTAAAAAATTACAATGATGGTATACAATTAGTGGCAGCTCAAAAACCAACTGCAACTGTTTTATACGGATCCATGTATGGAGATCAGTGGTATGTGGCAAGAGGAAATAGCTGGGTAGCCCAATTTATGAAGGATGCCAAAGCAAATTATTTATGGGCAAACGTCGAAGGTACAGGAAGCCTTAGCTTACCATTTGAAAAAATATTAGAGAAAGCAAAAACAGCGAAATATTGGATTGCAACGGGATCTTTTAAAAGTATAACCGAGTTAAAAAACAGCAATCCGCATTACAATCAATTTGATGCTTTAAAATCTAATAATGTGTATACTTTTGAAAGTAAATTAGGTGCTACTGGAGGAACCATCTATTATGAATTAGCACCAAGCAGACCGGATTTAGTCTTGAAAGATTGCATTAAAATCTTCCATCCGGAACTGCTTCCAAATTATACTTTTACTTTTGCACAAAAACTAAATTAA
- a CDS encoding TonB-dependent receptor plug domain-containing protein: MNKKIVRISALCVLITSCAFAQQSEAISSQDELKEVVVSDSKFALAKEKSGKVITKITAQDLKNKAGQNLANILSAVAGLEINGNQSAAGKNLGYYIRGGKNNQVLILIDGIPVNDASGISFEYDLRLLPIDQVESIEIMKGAASTLYGSGAATGVISITLKKSGKKAIQGNAYVNVGTNNTATSDKTSAQSYNQGFSVNGKGNKVNYFASLSSTEIMGMSQIAPLTPTDKYEEDDFSRINYLAKVGYLVSDKLKLDFFGNYDKVSTDYDASFDNTGFNDTDLNTTMSEQFRFGFLPKYKYAKGEFNLNSSFNKIVRTYNDFDFYSNKPGFSQYESRSVNLDGFNKYEVTERFFFVAGTHYQFHDMNSVTPYGGILKEATKFNMIDPYITGVFTSDLGLNLNAGARLNIHSQYGNQLVYNLNPSFDFQTIPLKILASYSTAFVTPSLYQLYSEYGNADLTPEKNRTIEVGFETQFLDKKLKLNTVAFHREQTNFIGFYFDPVTFDSNYINIDGLSKAKGVETEISFALSANINWNSNYTFTQVDSALDRLIPKHKVNSALGFQINSRLFWGVDYQYVANRNDAFYDGNTFATKKIVLGSYQLVNTSVRYELVKNRLSIFGAVSNILNADFVENVGYNTLGRNFKLGLNFIL, from the coding sequence ATGAACAAAAAAATCGTTCGTATTAGTGCGTTGTGCGTGCTAATAACAAGCTGTGCATTTGCGCAACAAAGTGAAGCTATTTCTTCACAAGATGAATTGAAAGAAGTAGTAGTCTCTGACTCTAAATTTGCTCTGGCAAAGGAAAAATCAGGAAAAGTAATCACTAAAATTACCGCTCAGGATTTAAAAAATAAAGCGGGACAAAACCTTGCGAACATCTTAAGTGCTGTAGCTGGTTTAGAAATTAACGGTAACCAAAGTGCCGCAGGTAAAAATTTAGGATACTACATTCGCGGTGGAAAAAACAACCAAGTATTGATTCTTATTGATGGGATTCCTGTAAATGATGCCTCAGGAATAAGTTTTGAGTATGATTTGCGTTTGCTTCCTATTGATCAGGTAGAGAGTATCGAAATCATGAAAGGAGCAGCAAGTACCCTTTATGGATCTGGTGCTGCAACAGGTGTGATCAGCATCACATTAAAAAAATCAGGCAAAAAAGCCATTCAAGGAAATGCGTATGTAAATGTAGGAACAAATAATACAGCAACTTCAGATAAAACAAGTGCACAAAGTTATAATCAAGGTTTTTCAGTAAATGGAAAGGGGAATAAAGTCAATTATTTTGCCTCTTTGAGTAGTACTGAAATTATGGGAATGTCACAAATTGCTCCGCTAACTCCAACAGATAAATATGAAGAAGATGACTTCTCTCGAATCAATTATTTAGCGAAAGTAGGATACCTTGTTTCAGATAAATTAAAATTGGATTTTTTTGGTAATTATGATAAAGTTAGTACTGATTATGATGCTTCTTTTGATAATACGGGTTTTAATGATACGGATTTGAATACCACAATGTCAGAACAATTTCGTTTTGGTTTTCTTCCAAAATACAAATATGCAAAAGGAGAATTCAACTTGAATTCTAGTTTTAATAAAATTGTACGAACGTATAATGATTTTGATTTTTACTCAAACAAACCAGGATTTTCACAGTATGAATCACGAAGCGTCAATCTTGACGGGTTTAACAAGTATGAAGTTACGGAGCGTTTCTTTTTTGTGGCAGGAACACACTATCAGTTTCATGATATGAATAGTGTGACACCGTATGGTGGGATTTTGAAAGAAGCTACTAAATTTAATATGATTGACCCTTATATTACAGGCGTTTTTACATCGGATTTAGGATTGAATTTGAATGCTGGCGCACGATTGAATATTCATAGTCAATATGGAAATCAGTTGGTTTACAATCTAAATCCATCATTCGACTTTCAGACTATTCCTTTGAAGATCTTAGCTTCTTACAGCACTGCCTTTGTGACGCCAAGTTTGTACCAATTGTACTCTGAATATGGAAATGCAGATTTGACACCAGAGAAAAACAGAACTATAGAAGTGGGTTTTGAAACACAATTTTTAGACAAAAAACTCAAGCTAAATACAGTTGCTTTCCATCGCGAACAAACTAATTTTATTGGTTTCTATTTTGATCCAGTAACATTTGATTCCAACTACATTAATATCGATGGATTAAGTAAAGCTAAAGGTGTTGAGACAGAAATCTCTTTTGCCCTGAGCGCTAATATCAATTGGAATTCTAATTATACTTTCACGCAAGTAGACAGTGCCTTAGACCGCTTGATTCCGAAACATAAAGTTAATTCTGCTTTGGGTTTTCAAATAAATAGCCGCTTGTTCTGGGGAGTTGATTACCAGTATGTGGCTAACAGAAATGATGCTTTTTATGATGGAAATACTTTTGCTACAAAAAAGATTGTTTTAGGCTCCTATCAGTTAGTTAACACTTCGGTTCGTTATGAATTGGTGAAAAATAGATTGTCTATTTTTGGAGCAGTGAGTAATATTTTGAACGCTGATTTTGTAGAGAATGTGGGTTATAATACTTTGGGCAGAAATTTCAAATTAGGTTTAAATTTCATACTCTAA
- a CDS encoding N-acetylmuramoyl-L-alanine amidase family protein, translated as MRKSIPLFLACATLVSFAFVKPIPKKTPQINIVIDAGHGGTDFGATSSSGTEKLIVEQITNKIKFLNKNENVVIHLTRNEDKYLSLSDRAAIINTIKPDLVLSLHVNQSANVAKSGMEFYVANESVVSEKSVLIANALRTKFMQNNTVPSSEVKKAPFFILKKSTAPAIVVELGYLSNLSDRAYLMNDKEQDKIAATIISFVSELK; from the coding sequence ATGAGAAAATCAATTCCATTATTTCTAGCTTGTGCTACCTTAGTTTCTTTCGCATTTGTAAAACCAATTCCTAAAAAGACCCCGCAAATCAATATTGTTATTGATGCAGGACATGGCGGTACTGACTTTGGGGCAACTTCAAGTTCTGGTACTGAAAAACTAATTGTTGAACAAATTACCAACAAAATAAAATTCTTGAATAAAAATGAAAATGTAGTGATTCATCTAACGAGAAATGAAGATAAATACCTCTCCTTATCAGATCGTGCTGCTATTATTAATACCATCAAACCAGACTTGGTTTTGTCTTTGCACGTGAACCAAAGTGCGAATGTAGCTAAATCTGGAATGGAGTTTTACGTTGCCAATGAATCTGTGGTTAGCGAAAAATCCGTTTTAATTGCTAATGCCCTTCGTACTAAATTTATGCAGAACAACACCGTACCATCATCTGAAGTAAAGAAAGCTCCTTTTTTTATTTTAAAAAAATCAACTGCACCGGCTATCGTTGTTGAATTAGGCTATCTTTCTAATTTATCTGACAGAGCCTACTTAATGAATGATAAAGAACAAGATAAAATTGCAGCTACGATTATCTCGTTTGTTTCAGAATTAAAATAA
- a CDS encoding S41 family peptidase, which translates to MRTPFKFTLLLFIAVFAFQSCQDNDDVAPPASLDIQDFIWKGMNQYYLWQADVPNLGDDRFADQAELNTFLKGYPVPEELFDALRVDKTIDRFSWIVDDYLELEGTLQGTTKNNGVDFGLSRKPGSTTEVFGYVRYIIANSDASTKDIKRGDFFTAVNGTQLTLSNYEALLFGSNENYTLNLADFNGTTIVANGKSVALTKTVLSENPILINKVITSGSHKIGYLMYNGFYANYDTQLNEAFASLKSQGVTDLVLDLRYNGGGSVQTATRLASMITGQFTGQVFAKQQWNAKINAYFEAENPAALINSFTDKIGTTSINSLNLTKVYILTTQSTASASELVINGLKPHITVVQIGDVTVGKNVGSVTLYDSPTFGSENRNPTHRYAMQPIVLKIVNSTGFGDYFNGLQPDYLLKETISTYSVLGDPSEPLLSTAIGKITGTTRMLKQNTSKEFEFVNDTKSIKGIQNQMYLEKAPEGLLKALE; encoded by the coding sequence AAGCTGCCAAGACAATGATGATGTTGCACCACCGGCAAGTTTAGATATTCAAGATTTTATTTGGAAAGGAATGAATCAATATTACTTATGGCAGGCAGATGTCCCAAATTTAGGAGATGATCGATTTGCAGACCAAGCTGAATTAAATACGTTCCTAAAAGGATACCCAGTTCCTGAAGAGTTATTTGACGCACTTAGAGTAGATAAAACCATCGATCGATTCAGTTGGATTGTAGACGATTATTTAGAACTAGAAGGAACACTTCAAGGCACTACGAAAAATAATGGTGTCGATTTTGGTTTAAGCAGAAAACCTGGAAGTACTACTGAAGTATTTGGTTACGTACGTTATATCATTGCCAATTCTGATGCATCTACGAAAGACATAAAGCGTGGTGATTTTTTTACTGCCGTAAATGGAACCCAACTTACTTTGAGTAATTACGAGGCTCTTTTATTTGGTTCCAACGAAAATTACACCTTAAACCTAGCTGATTTTAATGGTACAACTATTGTTGCCAATGGAAAATCAGTAGCATTAACGAAAACCGTTTTGTCTGAAAATCCAATTTTAATCAACAAAGTAATTACTTCTGGCTCTCATAAAATAGGCTATTTAATGTACAATGGTTTTTATGCTAATTATGATACTCAATTAAATGAAGCATTTGCTTCGTTAAAATCTCAAGGAGTTACGGATTTAGTTTTAGATTTACGTTATAACGGAGGTGGTTCTGTACAAACTGCTACCCGATTAGCGAGTATGATTACAGGGCAATTCACAGGACAGGTATTTGCTAAGCAACAATGGAACGCCAAAATCAATGCTTATTTCGAAGCTGAAAATCCAGCAGCACTAATCAACAGTTTTACAGACAAAATTGGAACCACTTCAATAAATAGTTTGAACTTAACTAAAGTTTATATATTGACTACTCAAAGTACTGCATCAGCAAGTGAATTAGTTATTAATGGATTAAAACCACACATTACTGTAGTACAAATTGGTGACGTAACGGTAGGAAAAAATGTAGGATCAGTTACATTATATGATTCCCCTACTTTTGGATCAGAAAACAGAAATCCAACTCACAGATATGCTATGCAGCCTATTGTTTTAAAAATTGTGAACTCAACTGGTTTTGGAGATTATTTTAATGGATTGCAACCTGATTATTTATTAAAAGAAACAATTAGCACCTATAGCGTTCTTGGCGATCCTTCTGAACCTTTATTGAGTACCGCAATTGGAAAAATAACAGGAACAACCAGAATGTTGAAACAAAATACCAGTAAGGAATTTGAGTTTGTTAACGATACAAAATCAATCAAAGGAATACAAAACCAAATGTATCTGGAGAAAGCACCAGAAGGCCTTTTAAAAGCATTGGAATAA